A single window of Drosophila suzukii chromosome 3, CBGP_Dsuzu_IsoJpt1.0, whole genome shotgun sequence DNA harbors:
- the LOC108006928 gene encoding mitochondrial 2-oxoglutarate/malate carrier protein, which produces MALVFGVEKKTVPTYMKYVMGGTSGMLATCIVQPMDLLKTRMQISGTLGTREYKSSYEVLSKVLKNEGVLSLYNGLSAGLMRQATYTTARMGVYQMELDWYRKNYENDPSVVATMTMGIAAGAFGAFFGNPADVALIRMMSDNRLMPEDRRNYKNVGDAFVKIVKDEGVVALWRGCLPTVGRAMVINMVQLGSYSLMKDQLRGYLNEGIPLHLSAAMMSGLLTTLASMPLDLAKTRIQQMRVIDGKPEYSGTIDVFKKVLKNEGAFAMWKGFTPYLIRMGPHTIFSFVFLEQMNKAYKKHVLGDSPSDSAS; this is translated from the coding sequence GCTGGCCACCTGCATTGTCCAGCCAATGGATCTCCTCAAGACCCGAATGCAGATCTCCGGAACTTTGGGGACACGCGAGTACAAGAGTTCCTACGAGGTTCTATCGAAGGTGCTCAAGAACGAGGGAGTACTATCCCTATACAATGGACTAAGTGCCGGGCTGATGAGACAGGCCACCTACACAACAGCCAGGATGGGTGTTTACCAGATGGAGTTGGACTGGTATCGCAAGAACTACGAGAATGATCCTTCTGTGGTGGCGACCATGACCATGGGCATTGCCGCCGGCGCATTTGGAGCCTTTTTCGGGAATCCAGCTGATGTGGCCTTGATCCGGATGATGTCCGATAACCGTTTGATGCCCGAGGACAGGCGTAATTACAAGAATGTGGGCGACGCCTTTGTGAAGATTGTGAAAGATGAGGGCGTGGTGGCTCTATGGAGAGGATGTCTGCCCACTGTGGGTCGTGCCATGGTTATTAATATGGTACAGCTGGGATCCTACTCCCTGATGAAGGACCAACTCCGTGGTTATCTCAACGAGGGGATACCTCTTCACCTAAGCGCCGCCATGATGTCCGGATTGCTGACCACCTTGGCCTCAATGCCGTTGGACTTGGCCAAAACACGCATTCAGCAGATGCGAGTGATCGATGGCAAGCCGGAGTACAGTGGAACCATCGATGTTTTCAAGAAGGTGCTGAAGAACGAGGGAGCCTTCGCCATGTGGAAGGGATTCACACCGTACCTAATTCGCATGGGTCCACACACGATCTTTTCATTCGTCTTCCTGGAGCAAATGAACAAGGCATACAAAAAGCATGTGCTCGGTGACTCACCATCCGATTCGGCATCATAG
- the LOC108006929 gene encoding mitochondrial 2-oxoglutarate/malate carrier protein: protein MSYNIEKKSIPGYMMYVNGGLAGMMGTCIVQPLDLVKTRMQLSASTGEFKSSLDCILKTLKKEGILAFYNGLSAGLMRQATYTTARMGFYQMENEAYRKQFNGAPTVFASMGMGILAGAFGAMFGNPAEVALIRMMSDNRLPPEERRNYKNVGHAFARIVKDEGVAALWRGCMPTVGRAMIVNMVQLASYSQLKNAFSQYFSGLSLHISAAMMSGLLTTIASMPLDMAKTRIQQQKSGEYKGTMDVLMKVSKNEGIPALWKGFTPYLCRIGPHTVFAFIFLEQLTKAYKRFVLGDNSESTI, encoded by the coding sequence ATGAGTTACAATATTGAGAAAAAGTCCATTCCCGGATATATGATGTACGTCAATGGCGGTCTGGCCGGAATGATGGGCACTTGCATTGTGCAACCATTGGATTTGGTGAAGACCAGGATGCAACTCTCAGCCTCCACTGGCGAGTTCAAGAGCTCGTTGGATTGCATACTAAAGACCTTGAAAAAGGAGGGTATTCTCGCCTTTTACAATGGACTGAGTGCGGGATTAATGCGACAAGCCACATATACAACAGCTCGTATGGGATTCTACCAGATGGAGAATGAGGCGTATCGCAAGCAGTTCAATGGTGCTCCAACCGTTTTTGCCAGCATGGGCATGGGAATTTTGGCCGGGGCTTTTGGAGCCATGTTTGGAAATCCAGCGGAAGTGGCCCTCATCCGGATGATGTCCGATAACCGATTGCCGCCGGAGGAGAGGCGTAACTATAAAAATGTGGGTCATGCCTTCGCAAGGATTGTCAAGGATGAGGGCGTTGCGGCGCTCTGGAGAGGATGTATGCCCACTGTGGGTCGCGCCATGATCGTGAATATGGTCCAACTGGCCTCGTATTCCCAGCTTAAGAACGCCTTTTCCCAATACTTCTCGGGACTCTCCCTTCACATCTCGGCCGCCATGATGTCTGGACTATTGACCACCATTGCCTCCATGCCGCTGGACATGGCCAAAACACGTATCCAGCAGCAGAAATCTGGCGAATACAAGGGCACCATGGATGTCCTGATGAAGGTCTCCAAGAACGAGGGCATCCCCGCCCTGTGGAAGGGCTTTACACCCTACCTTTGTCGAATTGGGCCGCATACTGTGTTTGCGTTTATATTTCTGGAACAACTCACCAAGGCCTACAAACGATTTGTGCTCGGTGACAATTCCGAATCCACTATCTAA
- the LOC118877224 gene encoding uncharacterized protein, translating to MEASVAYALFLHRQELQRRQMLYIQVSKTKIQLTKELIAEQKQRLATCSPEDLQILSRETQFKRQLQQKLKHRNKQLKAIAKQQERRG from the coding sequence ATGGAAGCATCAGTCGCCTACGCTTTATTTTTGCACCGCCAGGAGCTGCAGCGCCGCCAGATGCTCTACATCCAGGTGTCCAAGACCAAGATTCAGTTGACCAAGGAGCTGATAGCCGAGCAAAAGCAACGTCTGGCCACCTGCTCACCCGAGGATCTGCAGATCCTGAGCAGGGAAACACAGTTCAAACGGCAACTTCAGCAGAAACTCAAGCACCGGAACAAACAACTGAAAGCTATTGCCAAACAGCAGGAGAGACGGGGTTGA